The genomic stretch TTCATTAGGATATTTAACAGAATTCATATCTTCCATAAATTCTATCCCAATACTGGCATGACTATATTTAGCGTGTTTGGCGAGTTTTCTAAACCTTTGAAGACATTCTTCACCTTCATCAGTTATTTCATAATATTTTACTTTCCTTTTTCCTTGGTGTTCCCATGATCCTTTTATTAACCCATTTTTTTCTAGATCATGTAGTACGGGATAAATCTTACTGGCACTGGGCATTTTACTCTCATAAGGAGTAGATTCATGGAGTTTAGTCATTATTTCATACCCA from Methanobacterium sp. encodes the following:
- a CDS encoding PadR family transcriptional regulator, encoding MDDSNGYGLKSGVNTEIGHKHMEKHTEICISLSKFEKKLIRGLIRSFSNIMILWLISKKRLHGYEIMTKLHESTPYESKMPSASKIYPVLHDLEKNGLIKGSWEHQGKRKVKYYEITDEGEECLQRFRKLAKHAKYSHASIGIEFMEDMNSVKYPNE